GGGCTGAGCTGAGCCTATGACCGTGCCGGGGGTCATAGCGGCTATGTTCGACGCCAGTAGGATTAGGGAGCCCGCTGACCAAGCAGTAGCCCCCTTAGGGTAGACGTAGGCAATGACCGGCACCTTCGAATTTAGGAGGGACTCGACTATAGCCTTAGTAGCCTCGAGGGACCCGCCGGGGGTGTTGACGACCACGACCAATGGGCTATTTAGGCTAGAAGCATAGCTGAGGGCTTGGCTAAGCTCTTCGTGAGTCCCTTGGGTTATTAAGCCCTCCAGCTTGACGGCGACTACCCTACCCCCGCCTGAAGCGCAAGCACTGCCCAGTAGACACGCTGTGAGCGCGGTCACTACGCAGAGGACGAGTACAAGGACGCTTCGAGTCACCGCTGTTCACGTTGCTGTAGAGCCTTTGTTAGGGCCGCGACCTCCCCGACGAAGACTGGGGAGGAGGCTACTACGATTAAGTTGCGCTCCCTAGCTATATCGTAGAGGGTCTGTAGTTCTCTTAGCCTCAGGGCCACGGGCTGTTCTTGATACTGCTTAGCGGCCTCAGCCATTATTTTAGCCGCCTGAAGCTCCCCCTCCGCGATTATGATCCTACCGCGGCGCTCGCGCTCAGCCTCGGCCTGCTTAGCCATCGCCCTGAGCATGGTCTCAGGCAGGGCTACGTCCTTTATAGTGACCGCCGTCACCTTTATGCCCCACGGGTCCGTGAGCGTGTCTATGATGCCCTGAAGCCTCTTATTCAGCTCTTCACGCCTAGTCAGTAGGTCGTCGAGCTCAACCTGGCCGAGCACGTCGCGCAGCGTTGTTTGCGAGAGGAGCTGGCAGGCGTAGTTATAGTTCTCGACGACGGTCACCGCCTTGATCGGGTCGAAGACCCGGTAGTAGACCGCCGCGTCGACGTCGACGCTGACGTTGTCCTTCGTTATTATCCTCTGCTTAGGCACATCGACCGCGACTACCCTAAGGTCCACCTTAAAGAACTTGTCGACCCCGGGTATGATGAAGAAGAGCCCCGGCCCCTTAGCTCCCAGCAGCCTACCTAGCCTAAATATGACCGCCCGCTCATACTCCTTCACCACCTTTAAGCTAGCTGAGAGGAAGGATAGCGCTATGAGCGCCAGTAGAATAGATAGCGCCACCGTCAACACGTCGAGGACGGGCGGCTGAGGCAATGCTAAAGCCCTGATAATTACGCTTCAGCCTTGCTAAAAGTTTTTAGGCATCGAGGCCGGGCGCGCAGGGCCTAAGGCTAGCTAAGCAGGGTGCTACTGAGGAGGCTAAGGACCCTTAGAGCTAGTAGACACGCCTATGGGGGCTCTTTCGTAGAAAGCGCAGAGAGCGCAGCCCTCCTCGTCAATA
This genomic window from Candidatus Nezhaarchaeota archaeon contains:
- a CDS encoding slipin family protein: MPQPPVLDVLTVALSILLALIALSFLSASLKVVKEYERAVIFRLGRLLGAKGPGLFFIIPGVDKFFKVDLRVVAVDVPKQRIITKDNVSVDVDAAVYYRVFDPIKAVTVVENYNYACQLLSQTTLRDVLGQVELDDLLTRREELNKRLQGIIDTLTDPWGIKVTAVTIKDVALPETMLRAMAKQAEAERERRGRIIIAEGELQAAKIMAEAAKQYQEQPVALRLRELQTLYDIARERNLIVVASSPVFVGEVAALTKALQQREQR